Proteins found in one Bremerella volcania genomic segment:
- the hflK gene encoding protease modulator HflK, which translates to MSSVSEQDSYVPPSPEVRAWIGQLLWMVGVSAALTFGYAFYSESALFRGLGIQLLLTVVLLWSTRRSIDIRASIPSGQTQPIEAWSLHTIFTAGPLFVLLIGVIMSLLVGRVEVARTLSPQEIATSAILAVLMASLWTALGKMTQGISEEPSSDLDTIRLTLHEARVGWFLAAAAQLASSVLASIPQWLAVIVHVYLAIVIGESVLRLLIAWFQLERVSGADRGELPDPLDSLFREVLLSSLNPLDTLFHIAERRFGLSLRSSWSIRFFRRATPVALLVSILVFWLSTSLVIVQPDQLALSEVLGQVQSDPLQPGLHTKYPWPFGRVRRVSVGEIRTLQIGFSQPVDERAVVAVEPRSMLWTEPHANEFALVLGTQSELVAVNAQIYYQVGRSVEQLKNYLVRHAEPAQALEAVAYQVLREETENATLDQVLTEDRQAFAQRIASKVTEKSRDMQLGIEIVDVSLLSLHPPVEAADAYLDVSNAESDAQRRVIQARGDAQAKLLGAEKESAALVASAKQAAAKRVGLAGQEASHFAEASKAYRAAPETYRTRLWFDTYEKTLPGRQVYVIDSQLQDVLVTEPNASLTPSVIPPLASPSP; encoded by the coding sequence ATGAGTAGTGTTTCTGAGCAAGACTCATACGTTCCACCTTCCCCTGAAGTTCGTGCCTGGATCGGGCAGCTTTTGTGGATGGTTGGCGTAAGTGCCGCGCTGACCTTCGGCTATGCGTTCTACAGTGAGTCGGCACTGTTTCGCGGTTTGGGGATTCAACTGCTGTTGACGGTCGTTCTGTTGTGGTCGACTCGTCGGTCGATCGACATCCGAGCATCCATTCCGTCGGGACAAACCCAACCAATTGAAGCGTGGTCGCTGCATACGATATTTACGGCGGGACCTTTGTTCGTACTGCTGATTGGCGTGATCATGTCGTTGCTGGTGGGGCGTGTCGAAGTCGCTCGTACACTGTCTCCGCAAGAGATCGCGACCTCGGCGATTCTCGCTGTGCTCATGGCAAGCTTGTGGACTGCCTTGGGGAAGATGACTCAGGGGATTTCCGAGGAACCATCCAGCGATCTAGACACGATCAGGCTAACACTCCACGAAGCTCGTGTGGGGTGGTTCCTCGCTGCGGCGGCTCAGCTGGCATCGTCCGTGCTGGCGAGTATTCCCCAGTGGCTTGCCGTCATTGTTCACGTCTATCTGGCCATCGTAATCGGCGAGAGCGTACTGCGATTGTTGATTGCCTGGTTCCAATTGGAACGCGTTAGCGGTGCTGATCGTGGAGAGTTGCCTGACCCCCTCGACTCGCTCTTTCGTGAAGTGTTGCTGTCCTCGTTGAATCCTCTCGACACGCTGTTTCACATTGCTGAGCGGCGTTTCGGATTGAGTCTTCGCTCTTCCTGGTCGATTCGATTCTTCCGCCGGGCAACGCCGGTAGCTTTGCTCGTGTCGATACTCGTATTCTGGTTGTCGACTTCGCTTGTGATCGTACAGCCTGACCAGTTGGCACTCTCGGAAGTATTGGGACAAGTCCAGTCGGACCCGCTTCAGCCTGGTTTGCACACCAAGTATCCTTGGCCATTTGGGCGTGTGCGGCGTGTATCGGTTGGCGAGATCCGTACGCTTCAAATTGGGTTCTCGCAGCCGGTAGATGAAAGGGCCGTCGTCGCTGTCGAGCCACGTTCGATGCTTTGGACCGAACCCCATGCCAACGAGTTCGCCTTGGTATTGGGAACCCAATCGGAGTTGGTTGCCGTGAATGCTCAGATCTATTACCAGGTTGGCAGGAGCGTCGAGCAACTCAAAAACTATCTCGTTCGCCATGCGGAACCTGCCCAGGCGCTCGAGGCGGTTGCCTACCAGGTACTGCGTGAAGAAACGGAAAATGCGACTCTTGACCAGGTGCTGACCGAAGATCGCCAGGCATTTGCCCAGCGAATTGCCAGCAAGGTGACCGAGAAGTCTCGGGACATGCAACTGGGGATCGAGATCGTGGATGTCAGCTTGCTAAGTTTGCATCCGCCTGTCGAGGCAGCCGATGCCTATTTGGATGTCAGCAATGCCGAGAGCGATGCCCAGCGACGTGTGATTCAAGCACGCGGCGACGCTCAAGCCAAGCTCCTGGGTGCGGAAAAGGAATCCGCCGCACTGGTCGCGTCCGCTAAGCAGGCTGCCGCCAAGCGTGTTGGGCTGGCAGGCCAAGAAGCATCCCACTTTGCTGAGGCCAGCAAAGCCTATCGCGCGGCACCGGAAACCTATCGAACGCGGCTTTGGTTCGACACCTACGAAAAAACCCTTCCTGGCCGGCAAGTCTACGTGATTGACTCGCAGCTTCAGGATGTACTCGTAACGGAGCCCAATGCCTCGTTAACTCCTTCCGTCATACCACCACTCGCATCACCGTCACCCTAG